The following coding sequences lie in one Leucobacter allii genomic window:
- the lysA gene encoding diaminopimelate decarboxylase: MTQPSTAPHAPADPNAIDARVFPPSARRGSDCGQLELAGIRATELVERHGSPLYVIDEAAARSRASRIRTALQAEAERIGTTATVYYAGKAFLCVEVARWMAEEGLAIDVASGGELAVALAAGADPARIGFHGNNKSEREIARAVEAGVGTIIIDSEIETERVAAAAARAGRVQRVRLRVNSGVHASTHDYLATSHEDQKFGQPLADAPRLVAAILAHDSLDFVGLHCHIGSQIFATDGFRESARRLLGAYPELQRLAGRPIPELNLGGGFGIAYTSAQADAVPDIADIARELADIVAETAAEAGVAVPALAFEPGRSVIGQAGVTLYTVGTTKTVQLTGSDAAADPADLGYAERRYVSVDGGMSDNPRPALYGADYTARLANRLSDADPALVRVVGKHCESGDIVVPREVLPGDVRPGDTLAVAATGAYCWSLSSTYNYVPRPPVIAVRDGASRLIVRGQTEDELLAQSVVPSPHEGDLGNGAGK; encoded by the coding sequence ATGACGCAGCCGAGCACCGCGCCCCACGCGCCCGCAGACCCGAACGCGATCGACGCACGGGTGTTCCCGCCGAGCGCCCGTCGGGGCAGCGACTGCGGGCAGCTCGAGCTCGCGGGGATCCGTGCGACGGAGCTCGTCGAGCGACACGGCTCCCCGCTGTACGTGATCGACGAGGCGGCCGCGCGCTCGCGCGCGTCCCGGATCCGCACCGCGCTGCAGGCCGAGGCCGAGCGGATCGGGACGACGGCCACGGTGTACTACGCCGGCAAGGCCTTCCTGTGCGTCGAGGTCGCGCGCTGGATGGCAGAGGAGGGCCTCGCGATCGACGTCGCGAGCGGGGGAGAGCTCGCGGTCGCGCTCGCCGCCGGAGCGGACCCCGCCCGCATCGGCTTCCACGGCAACAACAAGTCGGAACGCGAGATCGCGCGGGCCGTCGAGGCGGGCGTCGGCACCATCATCATCGACAGCGAGATCGAGACGGAGCGGGTCGCCGCCGCCGCGGCGCGGGCGGGCCGCGTGCAGCGGGTCCGCCTGCGCGTGAACAGCGGCGTGCACGCGTCGACTCACGACTATCTCGCCACCTCCCACGAGGACCAGAAGTTCGGCCAGCCGCTCGCCGATGCGCCCCGGCTCGTAGCCGCGATCCTCGCCCACGACAGCCTCGACTTCGTCGGCCTCCACTGCCACATCGGCTCGCAGATCTTCGCGACCGACGGCTTCCGCGAGTCCGCACGGCGCCTGCTCGGCGCCTACCCGGAGCTGCAGCGCCTCGCCGGGCGCCCCATCCCCGAGCTGAACCTCGGCGGCGGCTTCGGCATCGCCTACACGAGCGCCCAGGCGGACGCGGTCCCCGACATCGCCGACATCGCGCGGGAGCTCGCCGACATCGTCGCGGAGACCGCCGCCGAGGCCGGGGTCGCCGTGCCCGCGCTCGCCTTCGAGCCCGGGCGCTCGGTCATCGGCCAGGCGGGCGTCACGCTCTACACCGTCGGTACCACGAAGACCGTGCAGCTGACGGGATCCGACGCCGCGGCCGATCCGGCCGACCTCGGCTACGCCGAGCGCCGCTACGTCAGCGTGGACGGCGGGATGAGCGACAACCCGCGGCCCGCGCTCTACGGCGCCGACTACACCGCCCGGCTCGCGAACCGGCTGAGCGACGCCGATCCCGCGCTCGTGCGCGTCGTCGGCAAGCACTGCGAATCGGGGGACATCGTCGTGCCGCGCGAGGTGCTGCCCGGCGACGTCCGCCCCGGGGACACGCTCGCCGTCGCGGCCACGGGCGCCTACTGCTGGTCGCTCTCCAGCACCTACAACTACGTGCCGCGCCCGCCGGTGATCGCCGTGCGGGACGGAGCCTCGCGCCTCATCGTGCGCGGACAGACCGAGGACGAACTGCTCGCGCAGAGCGTCGTCCCTTCCCCCCACGAGGGCGACCTCGGGAACGGAGCAGGCAAGTGA
- a CDS encoding APC family permease, giving the protein MSTTTQTPQGAPADAGLRRGVMSGPELAAQAIANIAPSAVIAFTAASIFMGAGNGTLLSFALAIVVILCVGYCVAVFARKHASAGSLYTYVAKGLGPTGAYIAGIALVAGCWGIAAGSLGGAVSYMSDFLGLFGIPAGGVLAQVLLAIVIGGLATFFTIRGIRVSARVSLVLELVSVAIILILLVLALVALGPDAWDPSQFSLAGVPVQGVATGMVLGILGFVGFSSADALGREAKNPYTAIPRAIMWSAAVVGVLYLFAAYTQIAVLGDDLATVASPLQAISEKIGMPLWFAPVLTFGVAASFFAVVVAPLNVVGRIIYVMGKEGVVAESFGRTHESHLTPHRVLLIAGPAAILLDIVLLIGGTHPMDIVVWVDTYGTYGYMVAYALVAIACVVYVRRERMKSGLVTLCATLAVVAMAYVFFANVWPVPAFPLNLIPYLFLLTMIVALAWFVFVTKRDPSVKQRIGNTETDMLEGVG; this is encoded by the coding sequence ATGTCCACCACCACCCAGACGCCCCAGGGCGCGCCGGCCGACGCCGGCCTGCGCCGCGGCGTGATGTCCGGGCCCGAGCTCGCAGCCCAGGCCATCGCCAACATCGCCCCGAGCGCGGTCATCGCGTTCACCGCGGCGAGCATTTTCATGGGCGCGGGCAACGGCACGCTGCTGTCGTTCGCGCTCGCCATCGTCGTCATCCTCTGCGTCGGCTACTGCGTCGCCGTCTTCGCGCGCAAGCACGCATCCGCAGGATCCCTCTACACCTACGTCGCCAAGGGTCTCGGCCCGACGGGCGCGTACATCGCGGGCATCGCGCTCGTCGCGGGCTGCTGGGGCATCGCCGCCGGATCGCTCGGCGGCGCCGTCTCCTACATGAGCGACTTCCTCGGCCTCTTCGGCATTCCGGCGGGCGGGGTCCTCGCGCAGGTGCTCCTCGCGATCGTCATCGGCGGCCTCGCGACCTTCTTCACCATCCGCGGCATCCGCGTCTCGGCCCGCGTCTCCCTCGTGCTGGAGCTCGTCTCCGTCGCCATCATCCTGATCCTCCTCGTCCTCGCGCTCGTCGCGCTCGGACCGGATGCCTGGGACCCGTCGCAGTTCTCCCTCGCGGGCGTGCCCGTGCAGGGCGTCGCCACGGGCATGGTGCTCGGCATCCTCGGCTTCGTCGGATTCTCCTCGGCCGACGCGCTCGGGCGGGAGGCGAAGAACCCCTACACGGCGATCCCGCGGGCGATCATGTGGAGCGCCGCCGTGGTCGGCGTGCTCTACCTCTTCGCCGCCTACACCCAGATCGCCGTGCTCGGCGACGACCTCGCGACCGTCGCGAGCCCGCTGCAGGCCATCTCCGAGAAGATCGGCATGCCGCTCTGGTTCGCCCCCGTGCTCACCTTCGGCGTCGCGGCCTCCTTCTTCGCCGTGGTGGTCGCCCCGCTGAACGTCGTGGGCCGCATCATCTACGTGATGGGCAAGGAGGGCGTCGTGGCCGAGAGCTTCGGCCGCACCCACGAGAGCCACCTCACCCCGCACCGGGTGCTCCTCATCGCCGGCCCCGCCGCGATCCTGCTCGACATCGTCCTCCTCATCGGCGGCACCCACCCGATGGACATCGTCGTCTGGGTCGACACCTACGGCACCTACGGCTACATGGTCGCCTACGCGCTCGTCGCCATCGCCTGCGTCGTCTACGTGCGCCGGGAGCGGATGAAGTCCGGGCTCGTGACCCTCTGCGCGACGCTCGCCGTCGTCGCGATGGCGTACGTGTTCTTCGCGAACGTGTGGCCCGTGCCCGCGTTCCCGCTGAACCTCATCCCGTACCTCTTCCTCCTCACCATGATCGTCGCGCTCGCCTGGTTCGTCTTCGTCACGAAGCGCGATCCCTCGGTGAAGCAGCGCATCGGCAACACCGAGACCGACATGCTGGAGGGCGTGGGCTAG
- a CDS encoding alcohol dehydrogenase catalytic domain-containing protein — MQAVVFRDPETRVEVAEVALAAPKAGEVRVKIAAAGVCHSDLHVKRGEWDAPAPMVMGHEGSGVVVELGEGVTSLAVGDHVVLSWVPPCGECRYCLQGHEARCQKVVDVNNTHGSLFDGTSRLSAAGSGEALHHYLSVSSFAEEVVVPVSGAIKVRDDAPLDVIAVVGCAVATGVGAVLNTAAVEPGATVAVIGCGGVGLNVVQGAKLAGAERIIAVDVVPEKTAMALQFGATDRIDASERDAVEQLLELLPDGVDYAFDAIGRTSTTEQAIRMLGLGGAAVIVGLPPTGAKASFEPLVLAEADQRILGSNYGSVRASIDIPALVDRYMDGQLKLDPLISGRRPLAEAAEALDDLEAGGVLRTLLIP, encoded by the coding sequence ATGCAGGCTGTCGTGTTCCGAGATCCCGAGACCCGCGTCGAGGTGGCCGAAGTCGCCCTCGCCGCGCCGAAGGCCGGGGAGGTCCGGGTGAAGATCGCCGCGGCGGGCGTGTGCCACTCCGATCTGCACGTGAAGCGCGGCGAGTGGGACGCCCCGGCGCCCATGGTCATGGGCCATGAGGGATCCGGCGTCGTCGTCGAGCTCGGCGAGGGCGTCACCTCCCTCGCGGTCGGCGATCACGTGGTGCTCAGCTGGGTGCCGCCGTGCGGCGAGTGCCGGTACTGCCTGCAGGGCCACGAGGCCCGTTGCCAGAAGGTCGTCGACGTCAACAACACGCACGGCTCCCTCTTCGACGGCACCTCCCGCCTCAGCGCCGCCGGCAGCGGCGAGGCGCTCCACCACTACCTCAGCGTCTCCTCCTTCGCCGAGGAGGTCGTCGTCCCCGTCTCCGGCGCCATCAAGGTGCGCGACGACGCGCCGCTCGACGTCATCGCCGTCGTCGGCTGCGCCGTCGCCACGGGGGTCGGCGCCGTCCTCAACACGGCCGCCGTCGAGCCCGGGGCGACGGTCGCCGTCATCGGCTGCGGCGGCGTCGGGCTCAACGTCGTGCAGGGCGCGAAGCTCGCCGGCGCCGAGCGCATCATCGCCGTCGACGTCGTCCCCGAGAAGACCGCGATGGCGCTCCAGTTCGGCGCCACCGACCGCATCGACGCCTCCGAGCGCGACGCCGTCGAGCAGCTGCTCGAACTCCTCCCGGACGGCGTCGACTACGCGTTCGACGCGATCGGGCGCACCTCGACCACGGAGCAGGCGATCCGCATGCTCGGTCTCGGCGGCGCCGCCGTCATCGTCGGACTGCCGCCCACGGGCGCGAAGGCCTCCTTCGAGCCCCTCGTGCTCGCCGAGGCCGACCAGCGCATCCTCGGCTCCAACTACGGCTCGGTGCGCGCCTCCATCGACATCCCCGCGCTCGTCGACCGCTACATGGACGGCCAGCTCAAGCTCGATCCGCTCATCTCCGGGCGGCGCCCGCTCGCCGAGGCCGCCGAGGCGCTCGACGACCTGGAAGCCGGCGGCGTGCTGCGCACGCTGCTGATCCCCTGA